In the Dromaius novaehollandiae isolate bDroNov1 chromosome 25, bDroNov1.hap1, whole genome shotgun sequence genome, ATTCAGCATGAATCTTCTGCTTCATCTTCTTCACGGTGTGGTTGCCACCTTCTTCTACGACGCTGCTGTTGCAGAAACCTTCAGCCATGTGGTTTACAACCACAACTCCAGGTGCGTTGCTTATAAAGCCCTGCCTGCGTGCTTTGGGCCACCGCTCCCGGTGGAAGGGCTGGCAGGGCATATGATCAGGGTGACACCACCGAAAGCTTGCCATGCAATAGAGCATCCTCCAGCAACCAGTAACGCCTCCGAGACATATATTGCACTCATACAGGGGTCTGGCTGCTCTTTCGTTGAGAAGGTTCTCCACGCGCAGCAGGCTGGATACCACGCTGCTGTGGTCTACAATGCGGATTCAGAGAAGCTGATGAACATGGTGTCTGATAAGGAAAGCCAGCAGCAGATTGAGATACCATCGCTCTTCACTGGAGAATCTGTCTTCCTTCACTTGCAAAGGACTTTGCGTTATGAGAAAGGGGCATGCATCAGCCTTATACCCCCCAAACACTCTTCCAATCGTTGTCAAGATGCTGCTAAAGTTTTATGGGACACAGCTTGGCAGTACTGGCTGCTCCTGATGAAATACCCCTCTTACTACATCCTGCACTGCATCGCACAGGAGTTTGGATTCATGTTGCATGTGGTCATCATCGCCACCATCCCGCTTGTGGTTGGCCTGAGCTGGTACAAGAAAGCCCACCGGATAACGGTGCGCACTTACCAGCGGGGAGACAAGTACGAAACCTGCGTGATCTGCATGGCGGAGTTCGAGGCAGGCGACCAGCTGAAGGTCCTGCCCTGCTCCCATGCTTACCACCGTGCCTGCATTGACACCTGGCTGCACACCCAGCCTGGGAAGAAGACGTGTCCCTTCTGCAAGCAGCAGGTGAGCACCCGTGTGCAATGTGTCCACCTGGACATAAGAAATAACCCACCAGAGCACGCTGGTGAGGGCTtgaatgaggaggaagaggaagaagaggaggaagaacagaGCCATGAGGACAGTGCATTCCAAGAAGGACACGGGGACGAGTACGTTGAGGGGGAGAAAGATGACTATGCAAGCGCGGTGGAAGAGGAAGGGTTTGATGACCTGGAAAACAGCACCGTTTGAGCTGTGGCTGGACTACATTAACATTAAAGCAAGGCAAGCTTCCCTGTGCTTTCCCTCAGCTCTCAATCCAGGTTAGCTTTTATTGGGAAGCAATTAATAGTGCGGTTTTAGCTCCCTTCCTCTGATCTCcacaataaaaagaggaaaaggcatGAAATTTTGGCTGGAAACATCAGATACTCCGTTGGCCAAATCAACAGGGAGAGGCAGAcaggaggggagaagagggaggagataAGAACCCCTGCTAATCACTGGAATCTGGTTTACATCTGCCAGGTTGCTTCAATTCCCTCCCAAAACACATGTGCATGTATGGATGCACACGCTGAaccttgcttttcagcaaggcCTGAGAGGAATGCTGAGAAATCCCAGGTGATAAATACCTGCCTACGTATCCCAGCTAGCAGGAACAGTTTCCTAGCCTAAGCCACAGTACAGAGGGGTAAAAAATGTGGGGTACTAAAACACAAAGCTGAAGCAACCCCccaacagcagcaaaactgtAGCAGGGCTGGGAGGAGCCTGCAAGCCTCTAGCATCCCCCCAGCATCTCGTGGCCCAGCACTGCGCCCGCAGACGCGCACTGTCCCCCACATATTGGTGCAGTAGTTTCCCGCAGACGCGCACTGGCCTTTAGCTGCACAGGGGCTGTGCTGGAAAGAGAGGGCACTTTAGACGCTATTCCTTCAGAGAGGAGGTGATGCCGGTGGGAGGGAGAGGTCTTTGCAGCAGGATTCACTTTGCGGAGCTGGGTAGATGCAAAAACAGTGAGACACTTCTGAGCAGAGCGTAACCGGCTGCTTCTGCCTGCTTGCTGGCCACCTCGCACGCGCAGAGGCTGACGTGGCGGGGACGTGCGGCCTCCTGCCACCCAGCTTGTTCCAGGTCATTATCCAAATG is a window encoding:
- the LOC112986564 gene encoding E3 ubiquitin-protein ligase RNF167-like; this encodes MNLLLHLLHGVVATFFYDAAVAETFSHVVYNHNSRCVAYKALPACFGPPLPVEGLAGHMIRVTPPKACHAIEHPPATSNASETYIALIQGSGCSFVEKVLHAQQAGYHAAVVYNADSEKLMNMVSDKESQQQIEIPSLFTGESVFLHLQRTLRYEKGACISLIPPKHSSNRCQDAAKVLWDTAWQYWLLLMKYPSYYILHCIAQEFGFMLHVVIIATIPLVVGLSWYKKAHRITVRTYQRGDKYETCVICMAEFEAGDQLKVLPCSHAYHRACIDTWLHTQPGKKTCPFCKQQVSTRVQCVHLDIRNNPPEHAGEGLNEEEEEEEEEEQSHEDSAFQEGHGDEYVEGEKDDYASAVEEEGFDDLENSTV